The nucleotide sequence tttttttttgtattatctggaataaaatttttccttccaggcattttttgtttgagcTCAATCGGTCCAAAAATACTAAAGTTACAGGTGTATTTGTATAAAGAAGTCAACTATGCTAGGATTAAAGTGTCCAGGAAACTAAAATGACAATGACTATAACTCCCTTattttttaaccgattttaattattcaaaatttcctggaaaaaaataatttctcctTTAACATCAAATAATCAAAAAGGgataaattaacttaaaaggaatattaaatattaaatatataaaaataaaaaacagaataaaaacattacatatttaatttaacgttTTGGCTCTATActgtgcaaaatattttaagaaaataaaaaaaaaattattaaaaattcaattgaatatgccttaaataaaatttcaaaaaatgcagaatttaataaaaataaataaaacccatTTGTATTTCTAATTCCTTACTAATTCCATCCTAAAAGACCCACTAGCATTTGAGTCAGGTTCAATGTAGTTACTTTTTACCAACCCCTAGTTATATCTGAGGAACCACTAGTAATTTTTCGACAAACCCCTAGTTTTCTTCTGCCTTTGtacctttttatatttaagtacaTCATTCAAGACACTTATGAACCCCTACATATTTTACTACGTACTTCTACTTATAAAATTTCATCTATATGGCATTTTTCGAAGCCAATTTCTACTTACAAACTGAGCCATTTATATACgaaattttattatcaagaaTCCGTATCTCTCGAGCGGTTAAACCGCATAAAAAACATGCTGTGCCCTATTCCCATTTTCCGGGTTACATGTGATAAAAATACCGGAAATGTCCGATTGTTTACTTAGGACACTCCACCCTAAGGAAACTTTTGGgagcattttattaaaaaaacagagaCAAACACTTAAGACTCGCTCCTGAGGATGACCACAGCGGTATCAAAACGTCCCCAAACTTACCACAACATTAAAATAAGCCCCAATGACCAATCCGAAGCTCTGTGCCACAAAAACCACCATTAAACTGGTCACAAAGAACATGGTAAGTCTTAAGGCTTCGTACGGTTGTGCCGTCATAAAGTAAATGATTCCCGTAAAAATTACGCAGCACAATACctataaatattcataaataaatgattaattaacaataaacaaatactccTTACTGAAAGTGGTATATCGATCAAGGTTATCGAAGTATAGTACATCTTCAAGGAGTACCATCGGTTGAAGTGCTCCTTGATCAGTATGTTCATTTCAGTGGGAACTACAATagggaaaaataatttttttgtttaattaattaattgatacTTACAGGTCAGTATGGTCAACATCATAGTGGAGAAAGTGTGATGCATCAATATGGAGAAGAGCAAATTGTAGTTGTCCAGGACCTTGGATCCGTCTATTCCCGCTTTGTAGTATAACGTTCCTAACATTAAGGCTGTTAAGGCGTTCACTGCTAGCCTCAGATAAGTTAATGTCTaaaagtaaatagttttttgatttgatttgattgaaTTTTATAGGAGTTTTATTACgaatagttttcttaataaaatgctttttactGTAAATTGATATCTCAACTAGTTTCTTAGTTAtcggactttgaagtgagtggtcacttcAGAGGTTGAAAGATGCTTTTTAGAGCACTGCTAAATAGgtcgatattttttaaattatgaattaatCTGGATTAAATCTTTTACAAAGATAATAGCTCTAACCTTCCTGAATAACATGCTTTTTACTGCAAGAGGATACCCCCATTAGTTTTCTAGATAtcggactttaaagtgagtgatcattaaaaaaaattaagtctgcTTTGTAGAGAGCATTGGCAAATAGCTCGATATTTTCCATATTACAGCTGAGTCTGGATTAAATCCTTAAGAGCGATAAAAGTACACATGTTTCTGAATACTATGCTTTTTACTGCAAGAGAATATTCCATTTAGTTTCTTAGATATTGGATTTTAAAAAGACAGcacataaaaatttttgttcgaCCGGACTATGCCGCACAGATCAAAAGAAAATAGTACAGTCAATTTGGAGTTAAAAAAggtatataagtttaaattcttgtattctttttttttagtcataAATCAATGAGAAGAGcttaaaaaacgaaaatgtgTGATTCCCCCCTCTCTCCTtgtaattttccagaaaattttgaatttaattttctggcTATACCGTAGGATGTaacgaaaaaattatagagacaaaaattaaaggtaattaaattctctataatttatcttttagaAGTCAAACTGTAGAACTAACTTGAACAACGGTAGAGGGCGCCAAAgtcgaaatttttaattttttctttcctcGGGTAAAACAGAGGCTCCCCAATGAAGAATATCagtcaaattgaaaaataagaaaacaaaaatgcCGAAAAACAAAAAGAGCaatgaataataaaatcgaTACTCTACAATACCTGGATTCGAAAGTGAAAGATCACCTAGAAGATGAAGTATGCTTTTTGGACAGTACTGCCAAACAGgtcgatattttttaaattatgaattaatCTGGATTAAATCCTTTACAAAGATAATAGCTCTAACCTTCCTGAATAACATGCTTTTTACTGCAAGAGGATACCCCAATTAGTTTTCTAGATATCGAACTTTAAAGTGAGTgatcacttaaaaaattaagtgtgCTTTGTAGAGAGCACTGGTAAATAGCTCAATATTTTCCATATTATAGCTGAGTCTGGATTAAATCCTTAATAGAGATAATAGTACATATTTCTCTGAATACTATGCTTTTTACTGCAAGAGAATATTCCATTTAGTTTCTTAGATATTGGATTTTGAAAAGACAGcacataaaaatttttgttcgaCCGGACTATGCCGCACAGATCAAAAGAAAATAGTACAGTCAATTTGGAGTTAAAAAAGGTATATAGGTTTAAATCCttgtaatcttttttttagtcATAAATCGATGAGAAGAgctaaaaaaacgaaaatgtgTGGTTCCTCGCTCTCCCCTtgtaattttccagaaaattttgaatttaattttctgggTATACCGTAGGATGTaacgaaaaaattatagagacaaaaattaaagggTATTAAATTCTCTACAATTTATCTTTTAGAAGTCAAACTGTAGAACTAACTTGAACAACGGTAGAGGGCGCCAAAgtcgaaatttttaattttttctttcctcTAGTAAAACAGAGGCTTTCCAATGAAGAAAAtcagtcaaattaaaaaataagaaaacaataagagcaataaacaataaaatcgaTACTGTATCTGCAATATCTGGATTAGAAAGTGAGTCCTGATACAAGAGTACCAATACAATCCTGATTTGGATTTGAACGTCATTTACTATTCCACCATTGAATTAAGCaacctttttttatgaaaaaaaaagcctGGGTGCTGAATTCAATGACGGAATGCCCAAACAGTGAATGCGGTAATAATTTCTCGTTAGCTCTTGCTTGAATTTAAGAGTTCTTGGTAATTGATCCAGAATTAAATGTGACTGGCACGCactgaagtatttttttaattataatttgtttataaatactTTGGCCTCACCTGATCCCTTTTACACTTAATATACCCTCGTCTCATAAGAACTTTCAGCTGATTGAACTTCGAAGTTGCCTGAAGATCTCCAGAATCATCTTCGAACATGGTACTCTCGGTAAATCCGCACTCCAGCAGTTTTTGGGAATCTTTGAAGTACTTCAGGCTTTTCCCATTTTGAGAAGTTTCCACCATTTTGTCGATCCGTTCTGGACCATACTCGGCACACGCTAATTCGATTACTAAACGAAAAATCCAGTTACTAACgtgcaaaaatatatatagggGTTCGTAAAAAGAGAACTAGAGGTTCGTAATACGTAAAAACCCCGATAAAAGTCTTACCGTAGTCAGCAGGATTGTGAAACTTCGGACACGGACTCTGCACGTCCTCGAAAAACTGGATCATTTGCTCCGTACCGCCTTGGTACAAGCATCTGCCCCCCGATAGTACGTAAACCTGATCGAACATCTCGAATAGTGACGCGGAGGGTTGGTGGATGGTGCAAACGATCGTTCTGCCTTGTCGAGCCAGTACTTTTAGTAGTTCGATGCATTGCTTGCAGGAGGAACTGTCTAAAccactataaaaaaattaaattgcatattttataGTTGAAAGAAGACTTCTAGAGCTTACAGGCTAATTTCTTATCAAAGTGTGGTTTATTATGCTTGAAATAGTCCAAGGTGACTTAGAGTGCCTGTAAGTGAGAAAATATTCtcctctttaaaagttttttgcttGGAAGAAACAACTTTGACTTAAAATTAACCTGAAATGTATCTAATATGTTCCAAACGCCCAAAAGTGGGGTTAAAAGTCTCATAGTCTATgaacatattatataaaaaatattgtggaCATCCTTTGTGCACTCTAATTAagtcaatattaataaaaatgattcatACACATGCatttatcaatagaaaaacGAAATATCCGTAAATGAATAAATGTGCGATTAgagttttctttgttttaattcGGTGCGCAACATAAAGGAATCGTTGTACCGATTATTTTTGTCGATTATGATAACGTTCTCTTTGTACTTTTCAGGCGGTAATGACCTTTATTGAAATTTGTACTTGATGTTTGTTTTTCACatggattttatttaatacgaaATGTAAATAACGTAAtgtgaatatattttatttgaaagatAGAAAATGCGTGAATAAGTTTAAGTTGTGTTtgaatattattgaatttttttaatacatactAACACAGCgctaaaaattccattattagCACCGCTGAAGGTCAAAATATTTAGCATATTgtcatataataaatatcaaacATCTTGAATTGGtatttttaatcagtttttatGGGAAAAACGAATCTGAAAAAACCCATaatttgaaggtcgatatctcgccAAGATCAGTTAAGCCAAACGTTTCTTCTGTTGGGAAAAGTTTAGGAAGCCCAACAAAAATGCATGGTACGTGCTGAATGAACAAAATAAGTTATATAAGCGTCCCTATAAAACGTTGTAATTCCCTTTAAAGAAgttgtaaataaaatgtaaatagtgtaaatattaaaaaatatggtcccTTATTTCAAGAGTCGGCCACaacatcttcttcttcttcttctttttgtaCTCCccgttcttcttcttctttaaatacatcaaatgcatggaagaaaatattgatttcttacaggcagttgagtcaaaggtttcctcttcttcttctttttgtaTTCCTTGTTCTTCTTATACTTTCAGAACGTCAAATGCGtggaagaaaatattgatttcttacaagcAGTTGattcaaatgttttttcttttttctttttctttttgtattccttgttctttttattctttgagAACGTCAAATGCGtggaagaaaatattgatttcttacaggcagttgattcaaaagtttcttcttttcttcttcttctttttgtaTTCCTTGTTCTTCTTATTCTTTGAGACCGTCAAATGcgtggaagaaattattgatttcttacaggcagttgattcAAAGGattcttcttctttttgtaTTCCTTGTTCTTCTTATTCTTTGAGAACGTCAAATGCGtggaagaaaatattgatttcttacaggcagttgagtcaaaagtttcttcttttcttcttcttctttttgtaTTCCTTGTTCTTCTTATTCTTTGAGAACGTCAAATGcgtggaagaaattattgatttcttacaggcagttgattcAAAGGattcttcttctttttgtaTTCCTTGTTCTTCTTATTCTTTGAGAACGTCAAATGCGtggaagaaaatattgatttcttacaggcagttgagtcaaaagtttcttcttttcttcttcttctttttgtaTTCCTTGTTCTTCTTATTCTTTGAGAACGTCAAATGcgtggaagaaattattgatttcttacaggcagttgaatcaaATGTTTCTTatctccttcttcttcttcttcttcttcttcttcttcttcttcttcttcttcttctttttgtattccttattctttttattctttaagaACGTCAAATGcgtggaaaaaaatattgatttcttacaggcaattgaatCAAATGTTTCTTatctccttcttcttcttcttcttcttcttcttcttcttcttcttcttcttcttgtttttGTATTCCTTgttctttttattctttaagaacgtcaaatgcctagaagaaaatattgatttcttacaggcagttgaatcaaATGTTTCTTCTCTCCTTCTCATTCTTCTTCTTTAAAgacatcaaatgcctggaagaaattattgatttcttacaggcagttgagttaaaTGTTTAtgcttttcttcttcttcttcttcttgcaCTCCTTCtttatcttctttttctttcaacgtcaaatgcctggaagaaaatattgattttttacaggcagttaagCTAAAAGTTTGTTctcttattcttcttcttcttttactTCTACTTCTACTTGATTCTTTTGGTTCAGTTGGTCACCCTGTAACTCCAAAATTTGAATAAGGTTTTCCGGACCATTCAGGTCATTTTCCAGACTTGATGGTTATGTACCAGATTTAAAAACAGTTGAATGAATCACAAACTttagaggtcgatatctcggcttctaaaGAGGGACTATATAAAAAactctaacggttttgtcttagtttaatttttctgaatccaacgagaccttccgcaagatcgtagctcctACAATAggcccatttttaggctcaaaaacgaggtcgaaaaacgacaatttccgaattttcaaagtactcTCATTCCCTAAATTTCACTTATATCCTGTCATAATTTGGTATTTTCGCAATACATAAGATACTCACGTTGTAGGCTCATCCAGGAACATCACTAGCGGGTTATTCACTAACTCTAAGGCGATACTGAGTCGCTTTTTTTGACCTCCAGAAAGTCCTTGGGCTTTTGTTTCTTTAGTACCACTTAATCCCAGTGTGGCAAGAATCTCAtctatctggaaaaaaaaacatcaaatataaattattacataaGTAAAACGTGGCAAATCTATGCTCTTCGTTAGTTGGAAAGGATCCAGTTGCTTGCTGTTGTTTTTTATGATAACTGTGaaactatttaagatatttacaaGTGGTTTTCAGTGTTTTCTGAAGGAATGTTTAAAGATTCATTTAAGGTATTTTAAGTCCTAAAACTACTTAAGTTATAGTGACGAAACAACCACTATTTAAACTGGATTCGTAATCA is from Anthonomus grandis grandis chromosome 14, icAntGran1.3, whole genome shotgun sequence and encodes:
- the LOC126744690 gene encoding ATP-binding cassette subfamily G member 4 — protein: MEAVLLEASSGTNQPHKNGRVPIQVHSANGDSKMVNSDLVVDKDGESNSLLGRKETTVFNMQPANAVTVDVKFEKVTYTATEGSLFKGKVKKRILHEINGRFPPGQLIAIMGPSGAGKSTLLNVLSGYSIQGVGGKVLINGNPRKLKPFRRLSCYITQDDRLQPLLTVSENMHIAADLKLPSSTSQKRKQEIIDEILATLGLSGTKETKAQGLSGGQKKRLSIALELVNNPLVMFLDEPTTGLDSSSCKQCIELLKVLARQGRTIVCTIHQPSASLFEMFDQVYVLSGGRCLYQGGTEQMIQFFEDVQSPCPKFHNPADYVIELACAEYGPERIDKMVETSQNGKSLKYFKDSQKLLECGFTESTMFEDDSGDLQATSKFNQLKVLMRRGYIKCKRDQTLTYLRLAVNALTALMLGTLYYKAGIDGSKVLDNYNLLFSILMHHTFSTMMLTILTFPTEMNILIKEHFNRWYSLKMYYTSITLIDIPLSVLCCVIFTGIIYFMTAQPYEALRLTMFFVTSLMVVFVAQSFGLVIGAYFNVVDGTFLGPTLTVPMMMFAGFGVSLKDLPSYLYWGSYISYLRFGLEGVVGAIYGLDRPTLDCPDDGNVNYCHYKYPKKFLEDVAVKSDQFSNDVIALLLFWFILRTLAFVMLKYKLHSVR